A window of the Flavobacterium sangjuense genome harbors these coding sequences:
- a CDS encoding 5-formyltetrahydrofolate cyclo-ligase, whose product MNKKELRAKYKALRQELSADEIEDKSLAIANKMLQLDIWEKTYFHLFLTIEEQKEVETEFVLQILAGKDKEIVVAKSNFDTLEMTNYLLTDNTKFQKNEYNIYEPVDGIEVPNAKIEVVFVPLLAYDKLGNRVGYGKGFYDNFLSKCPEDVIKVGLSFFEPEETIDDVSPTDIRLDYCVTPTTSYSFQ is encoded by the coding sequence ATGAACAAAAAAGAACTCAGAGCTAAGTATAAAGCCTTGCGTCAGGAATTATCGGCTGACGAAATTGAAGACAAGAGTTTGGCAATAGCCAATAAGATGTTGCAGCTAGACATTTGGGAGAAAACTTATTTTCATTTATTCCTGACAATCGAAGAACAAAAGGAAGTAGAAACAGAATTCGTTCTTCAAATATTGGCAGGAAAAGACAAGGAAATTGTAGTGGCCAAAAGCAATTTTGACACGCTTGAAATGACCAATTATTTGTTGACCGACAATACTAAATTTCAAAAAAACGAATACAATATCTACGAACCTGTTGATGGAATTGAAGTTCCGAACGCTAAGATTGAAGTGGTTTTTGTTCCGCTTTTAGCGTATGACAAACTGGGGAATAGAGTAGGATATGGCAAAGGATTTTACGACAACTTTCTTTCGAAATGTCCTGAAGATGTAATAAAAGTTGGGTTGTCCTTTTTTGAACCGGAAGAAACTATTGACGATGTTTCTCCAACCGATATTCGGTTAGATTATTGCGTAACGCCTACAACTAGCTATTCGTTCCAATAG
- a CDS encoding TraR/DksA family transcriptional regulator: MVEEKMRYSDADLAEFKEIIINKMEKAKVDLELIKSAYMNDLNNGTDDTSPTFKAFEEGSETMSKEANSQLAIRQEKFIRDLKNALFRVENKTYGVCKVTGKLISKERLRVVPHATMSIEAKNLQR, translated from the coding sequence ATGGTAGAAGAAAAAATGAGATACTCAGATGCAGATTTAGCAGAGTTCAAAGAAATTATTATAAACAAAATGGAAAAGGCAAAAGTTGACTTAGAGTTGATAAAGAGTGCCTATATGAATGATTTAAACAACGGAACTGACGATACGTCACCAACGTTTAAAGCATTTGAAGAAGGCAGCGAAACAATGTCTAAAGAGGCGAACTCACAGTTAGCTATTCGTCAGGAGAAGTTTATCCGCGATTTGAAGAATGCACTTTTCCGTGTTGAAAATAAAACATATGGCGTTTGTAAAGTTACAGGAAAGCTAATTTCGAAAGAAAGACTGCGCGTTGTTCCTCACGCTACGATGAGTATTGAAGCAAAAAACCTGCAACGATAA
- a CDS encoding patatin-like phospholipase family protein, with product MKKIILVFIGILFLQTVVAQDTIKKTRPKIGLVLSGGGAKGFAHIGVLKVLEQAGVKIDYIGGTSMGAVVGGLYASGYNATQIDSIFYNTDFDQLLQDYIPRSSKNFYEKRNDEMYAITLPFNKLKIGIPIALSKGMYNYNLLSKLTHNVRNVNDFNKLPIPFLCVATDIEKGEQVVLQNGYLAQAMLASSAFPSLFSPVEIDGKLLIDGGVVNNYPVEEIRKMGADIIIGVDVQDDLKDRNSLKDATRILVQITNLDMIKVMKDKIKLTDIYIKPDVSDYGVISFDEGREIIKKGEVAAFGVYEQIKKLGDTANYHVNSEKVKKDFLQIKNISINKLDNYTRAYVIGKLHFKNGSKISYEDLKTGINNINATQNFSRISYTIGANQDEDELKLSLTENPTKTFLKFGLHYDGLYKSAVLANITQKKSLFKNDVASLDVGLGDNIRYNFDYYIDNGFYWSFGFKSRYNAFNKNVTTDFRDGELLTQLGLNSINIDFSDLTNQAYLQTVFIQKFLIGAGVEHKYLRIESENLGQINPIFEKSSYASVFGYMKYDSFDNKLFPKKGWLFCGDIQSYFYSSDYTNEFNRYSIAKGEIGIVKSFYNKVTLKVQSDAGFLIGKDSVHFFDFVLGGYGFNTINNFKHFYGYDFLSISADSYIKSCFTLDYEIYKKNHINFAANYANVEDKLFENGNWLSKPTYTGYAIGYALESVVGPIEIKYSWSPELTKGFTYFSVGFWF from the coding sequence ATGAAAAAAATAATACTTGTTTTTATTGGTATTCTTTTCCTTCAGACTGTTGTTGCGCAAGACACTATTAAAAAGACCCGGCCAAAAATTGGTTTGGTGCTTAGCGGTGGTGGTGCCAAAGGATTTGCACATATTGGCGTCTTAAAAGTATTAGAACAGGCAGGCGTAAAAATCGATTATATTGGCGGTACAAGTATGGGCGCTGTTGTTGGTGGGTTATATGCTTCAGGTTATAATGCTACTCAAATAGATTCTATTTTTTACAATACCGACTTTGATCAATTGCTTCAGGACTATATTCCCCGTTCATCCAAAAACTTTTATGAAAAGCGCAACGATGAAATGTATGCGATTACGCTTCCTTTTAATAAACTCAAAATAGGTATTCCTATAGCGCTTTCTAAAGGAATGTATAATTATAATTTGTTGTCAAAACTTACGCATAATGTAAGGAACGTTAACGATTTTAATAAACTTCCCATTCCGTTTTTATGCGTTGCTACGGATATCGAAAAAGGCGAGCAAGTGGTTTTGCAAAATGGTTATTTGGCGCAGGCTATGTTAGCCAGTTCGGCTTTTCCTTCTTTATTTTCTCCTGTTGAAATTGACGGTAAACTTTTGATTGACGGAGGTGTTGTTAATAATTATCCTGTAGAAGAAATTCGGAAAATGGGAGCGGATATTATCATTGGCGTTGATGTACAAGACGATTTAAAAGACAGAAATTCGCTGAAAGATGCTACCCGGATTTTGGTTCAGATAACGAATCTGGACATGATAAAGGTGATGAAAGATAAAATAAAACTAACCGATATTTATATCAAACCTGATGTTTCTGATTATGGCGTAATTTCTTTTGACGAAGGCAGAGAAATTATTAAGAAAGGCGAAGTTGCGGCATTTGGGGTTTATGAACAAATTAAAAAACTTGGCGACACCGCCAATTACCACGTCAATTCAGAAAAAGTTAAAAAGGATTTTTTACAAATTAAAAATATTTCGATAAACAAATTGGACAATTATACCAGAGCCTATGTGATAGGGAAACTGCATTTTAAAAACGGAAGTAAAATAAGTTATGAAGATTTGAAAACGGGAATCAATAACATAAATGCAACTCAAAATTTTAGCAGAATTAGTTACACCATTGGGGCAAATCAAGACGAGGATGAATTAAAACTGAGTTTGACTGAGAATCCGACGAAAACCTTTTTGAAGTTTGGACTCCATTATGATGGCTTGTACAAAAGTGCTGTTTTGGCGAATATCACTCAAAAAAAATCACTATTTAAAAATGATGTGGCATCACTGGATGTTGGACTTGGAGATAATATTCGATACAATTTTGATTACTATATTGACAATGGTTTCTATTGGAGCTTTGGCTTCAAATCGCGCTATAATGCTTTCAACAAAAATGTAACTACCGATTTTAGAGATGGAGAATTGTTGACGCAATTGGGTTTAAACAGCATAAATATTGATTTTTCAGATTTAACCAATCAAGCCTATTTGCAAACGGTTTTTATCCAAAAGTTTTTAATTGGAGCCGGAGTAGAACATAAATATTTGAGAATAGAATCGGAAAATCTCGGACAAATTAATCCCATTTTTGAAAAAAGCAGCTATGCAAGTGTTTTTGGTTATATGAAATACGACTCTTTTGATAACAAACTATTTCCAAAAAAAGGATGGCTGTTTTGTGGAGATATTCAATCCTATTTTTATTCCTCTGATTATACTAACGAATTCAATCGCTATTCTATTGCCAAAGGCGAAATTGGAATTGTAAAATCTTTTTATAACAAGGTAACATTAAAAGTGCAGTCCGATGCCGGTTTTTTAATTGGTAAAGATAGCGTTCACTTTTTCGACTTTGTTTTAGGAGGTTATGGTTTTAATACAATTAATAATTTCAAACATTTTTATGGTTATGACTTTTTAAGTATATCAGCGGATAGTTATATTAAATCATGCTTCACTTTGGATTATGAGATTTACAAAAAGAACCACATAAATTTTGCAGCAAACTATGCAAATGTTGAAGACAAATTGTTCGAAAACGGGAATTGGCTGTCGAAACCAACATATACCGGTTATGCAATTGGCTATGCTTTAGAATCAGTTGTCGGACCAATCGAAATTAAATATTCATGGTCGCCGGAGCTGACAAAAGGATTTACTTATTTTAGCGTTGGCTTTTGGTTTTAA
- a CDS encoding lipoprotein signal peptidase, producing MSLRNSILIIAIILLVDQFVKIYIKTNFVYGEPGQIDVTSWFKILLIENEGMAWGTKIPGAYGKLTLTVFRILAVFGIGYWLYDASTKHSSNYLMVAISLIFAGAVGNIIDSVFYGVIFDNSYNNLATLFAENPYGTWFHGKVVDMLYFPILEGHFPEWLPIWGGQPFKFFNAIFNIADMAISTGVGILIVFNKRAFAKKTSIGTNS from the coding sequence ATGTCCTTAAGAAATTCCATTTTAATCATTGCCATTATTTTATTGGTTGACCAATTCGTCAAAATTTATATCAAAACCAATTTCGTTTATGGCGAACCTGGACAAATTGATGTTACCAGTTGGTTTAAAATATTACTGATTGAAAATGAAGGAATGGCTTGGGGAACAAAAATCCCGGGAGCATATGGCAAATTAACACTAACTGTATTTAGAATCTTAGCAGTTTTTGGAATTGGTTATTGGTTGTATGACGCGAGCACAAAACACAGTTCTAATTATTTAATGGTGGCCATTTCTTTAATTTTTGCCGGTGCTGTTGGGAACATTATAGACTCTGTTTTTTACGGTGTTATTTTCGACAACAGCTACAATAACTTAGCAACTTTATTTGCCGAAAACCCATACGGAACTTGGTTTCATGGTAAAGTGGTCGACATGTTATATTTCCCAATTTTAGAAGGTCATTTTCCGGAATGGCTGCCTATTTGGGGCGGACAGCCATTCAAGTTTTTTAATGCTATTTTTAACATTGCCGATATGGCGATTTCAACAGGTGTTGGAATTTTGATAGTGTTTAACAAAAGAGCATTTGCTAAAAAGACATCTATTGGAACGAATAGCTAG
- a CDS encoding LVIVD repeat-containing protein: MKKIYLIAACVFSILISSCDSDDSQKEQAKFAVPTLKSLAEIRGNVSVTSARQTNSDGKIYVAENYLFYIAKEHGVHVFNNTNPSAPVNIAFINIEGVHDISVKGDYLFADNFVDLLVFDISNIQDITLVRTVENSIGFSPVFPDDAEFYDYTVVATGDEIITGFAIEMRDRPEAPEIVMSEGALASFDASNGNVGLGGSYARFQIRNNALYTIDSYKLNVFNITNPLTTFFDKEIYMTMWFGGGEFETLFIQKNILFVGSTTGMYTVDATDEFNPYFVSGFSHATACDPVVVYEDTAYITVRGGSSCGAIEDQINVIDVTDIAAPTLLSTYLIDEPYGLGIKNGALYVGCGNNGLKVFNAANSAGLTLENTYEGNVKDIIPLDSHLIVIGDNKITQYSYGPNFTLTQLSQINL; this comes from the coding sequence ATGAAAAAAATTTATTTAATCGCTGCTTGTGTTTTTTCTATTCTTATCTCTTCATGTGATTCTGATGATTCTCAGAAAGAACAGGCAAAATTCGCGGTTCCGACTTTAAAATCGTTAGCGGAAATTAGAGGGAATGTCTCTGTGACCTCAGCTAGACAAACCAATTCTGACGGTAAAATTTATGTTGCAGAAAACTATCTTTTCTACATTGCAAAAGAACATGGCGTTCATGTTTTTAACAACACCAATCCATCTGCACCTGTAAATATTGCATTTATAAATATTGAAGGCGTTCATGATATTTCTGTAAAAGGAGATTATCTTTTTGCAGACAACTTTGTCGATTTATTGGTTTTTGACATAAGTAATATTCAAGATATCACCTTAGTAAGAACGGTTGAAAATTCTATTGGTTTTAGTCCGGTTTTTCCTGATGATGCAGAGTTTTATGATTATACCGTTGTTGCTACCGGAGACGAAATAATTACAGGTTTTGCGATTGAAATGAGAGACAGACCTGAAGCACCGGAAATAGTTATGTCAGAAGGTGCTTTGGCATCATTTGATGCGTCCAACGGGAATGTTGGCCTTGGAGGTTCTTATGCCCGTTTCCAAATAAGAAACAATGCGCTTTATACTATTGACTCTTATAAATTGAATGTTTTCAACATTACGAACCCTCTTACTACTTTTTTTGACAAAGAAATTTATATGACGATGTGGTTTGGAGGCGGAGAATTTGAAACACTGTTTATCCAGAAAAATATATTATTTGTAGGTTCAACTACCGGAATGTATACGGTTGATGCCACCGATGAGTTCAATCCTTATTTTGTTTCTGGATTTTCTCATGCAACAGCCTGCGATCCTGTGGTTGTATATGAAGACACTGCTTATATTACAGTTCGTGGCGGTTCCAGCTGTGGGGCAATCGAAGATCAGATTAATGTTATCGATGTTACAGACATCGCTGCTCCAACATTACTATCAACGTATCTGATTGACGAACCTTATGGCTTAGGAATTAAAAATGGTGCACTGTATGTTGGTTGCGGGAATAATGGCTTAAAAGTATTTAATGCGGCTAATAGCGCTGGTCTTACTTTAGAAAATACCTATGAAGGAAATGTAAAAGACATTATTCCTTTAGACAGCCATTTAATTGTTATTGGTGATAATAAAATAACGCAATACAGTTATGGTCCTAATTTTACGCTGACTCAATTAAGTCAAATTAATTTATAA
- the uvrC gene encoding excinuclease ABC subunit UvrC: METPSIELQIQTLPDNPGVYQYYDKEGKILYVGKAKNLKKRVASYFNKLHDNAKTNVLVRKIVTIKHIVVSSEQDALLLENNLIKKLQPRYNVLLRDDKTYPWICIKKEPFSRIFPTRRMTKDGSEYFGPYTNFKTVNTILDLIKELYPLRTCNYDLSESNIKAGKFKVCLEYHIGNCKGPCEGLETLENYQKQVDAIRQILKGNFKDSMRDFKKQMNDYASEMKFEAAQKIKEKINVLENYQSYSQVLNPKISNIDVFSIVSDETMAYVNFLQISHGAIIRSFTLELKKKLDETDEELLELAVVELRERFNLTSKEIILPFALDFGSTIKVTVPQLGDKKQILDLSERNAKYQRLEQLKQIQIVDPERHTNRIMAQMQKDLRLSVEPRHIECFDNSNIQGTNPVSACVVFKDGKPSKKDYRHFNIKTVEGPNDFASMEEVVYRRYKRLLDENQSLPQLIIIDGGKGQLSSALKSIDDLGLRGKIAIIGIAKRLEELFYPGDSVPLYLDKKSETLKIIQQLRNEAHRFGITHHRDKRSKSALNSTIELIPGIGEKTMLTLLKHFKSVKRLKLATEKEISDVVGVSKAKKISDFYNISKP, translated from the coding sequence ATGGAAACTCCTTCTATCGAACTTCAAATACAAACGCTTCCGGACAATCCCGGCGTGTATCAGTATTATGATAAAGAAGGCAAAATCCTGTATGTTGGCAAAGCCAAAAACCTCAAAAAAAGAGTTGCTTCCTATTTCAACAAACTTCATGACAATGCCAAAACGAATGTCTTAGTCAGGAAGATCGTTACCATTAAACACATCGTCGTTTCTTCGGAGCAAGATGCCCTTTTACTGGAAAACAATCTGATAAAAAAACTTCAGCCACGCTATAATGTTTTGCTCCGCGATGATAAAACCTATCCTTGGATTTGCATCAAAAAAGAACCCTTTTCCCGAATATTCCCAACGCGGAGAATGACCAAAGACGGCTCGGAATATTTTGGTCCGTATACCAATTTCAAAACGGTAAATACTATTTTGGATTTGATTAAAGAATTGTATCCGTTGCGAACCTGTAATTACGATTTGAGCGAAAGCAACATCAAAGCGGGAAAATTCAAAGTGTGTTTGGAATATCATATCGGAAATTGCAAAGGCCCATGTGAAGGATTGGAAACCTTAGAAAACTATCAGAAACAAGTCGATGCGATTCGTCAAATTCTGAAAGGAAACTTTAAAGACAGCATGCGCGATTTCAAGAAACAGATGAACGATTATGCATCTGAAATGAAATTTGAAGCGGCACAAAAAATCAAGGAGAAAATTAATGTGCTTGAGAATTACCAATCTTATTCTCAAGTCTTGAATCCAAAAATTTCGAATATTGATGTGTTTTCAATTGTTTCCGATGAGACGATGGCGTATGTAAATTTTTTACAGATTTCACATGGCGCGATTATCAGGTCGTTTACTTTAGAACTCAAAAAGAAACTGGACGAAACCGATGAAGAATTATTAGAACTTGCGGTTGTTGAACTTCGGGAACGTTTTAACCTGACGTCAAAAGAAATTATCCTGCCGTTTGCTTTAGATTTTGGTTCTACAATAAAAGTTACGGTTCCGCAACTCGGAGACAAAAAACAGATATTAGACCTTTCTGAAAGAAATGCAAAATACCAACGATTAGAGCAACTGAAGCAAATCCAGATTGTAGATCCGGAACGCCACACCAACAGGATTATGGCGCAAATGCAAAAGGATTTAAGACTTTCGGTTGAGCCAAGGCATATAGAATGTTTTGACAACTCGAACATTCAGGGAACGAATCCGGTTTCGGCCTGTGTGGTTTTTAAAGATGGGAAACCGAGCAAAAAAGATTACCGTCATTTTAATATCAAAACTGTTGAAGGGCCAAATGATTTTGCTTCGATGGAAGAAGTGGTGTACAGAAGATACAAACGACTTTTGGATGAAAACCAGTCATTGCCACAATTGATTATTATTGATGGCGGGAAAGGACAATTGTCATCGGCATTGAAAAGCATAGATGATTTGGGATTACGTGGAAAAATAGCCATTATCGGAATAGCCAAACGATTGGAAGAATTGTTTTATCCTGGCGATTCTGTTCCGCTGTATTTGGATAAAAAATCGGAAACATTAAAAATCATTCAGCAATTGCGAAACGAAGCACACCGTTTTGGAATTACACATCATCGCGATAAGCGAAGTAAATCGGCATTAAATTCGACCATAGAACTGATTCCGGGAATTGGCGAAAAGACGATGCTCACGTTACTAAAACATTTCAAAAGTGTTAAAAGATTGAAATTAGCCACAGAAAAAGAAATTTCGGATGTTGTTGGAGTATCAAAAGCAAAAAAAATTTCCGACTTTTACAACATAAGTAAACCCTAA